A single Lolium perenne isolate Kyuss_39 chromosome 6, Kyuss_2.0, whole genome shotgun sequence DNA region contains:
- the LOC127309160 gene encoding pathogenesis-related protein 1-like, translated as MPFNIIKKKVEFHDVDKCECKYTIECDGIDTSTWNIKMKPTSNGGSMAKVECKSKGVEGKDMMLKAKDSAAEMFKTVEAYLIANPDPYN; from the coding sequence ATGCCCTTCAACATCATAAAGAAGAAGGTCGAGTTCCACGATGTGGACAAGTGCGAGTGCAAATACACCATAGAGTGTGACGGCATTGACACGTCCACGTGGAACATCAAGATGAAGCCAACGTCCAATGGTGGGAGTATGGCAAAGGTGGAATGCAAATCCAAGGGCGTGGAGGGGAAGGACATGATGCTCAAGGCCAAGGACTCTGCTGCCGAAATGTTCAAGACTGTTGAGGCCTATCTCATCGCCAACCCAGACCCCTACAACTAA